In Primulina eburnea isolate SZY01 chromosome 3, ASM2296580v1, whole genome shotgun sequence, one DNA window encodes the following:
- the LOC140826106 gene encoding LOW QUALITY PROTEIN: purine-uracil permease NCS1-like (The sequence of the model RefSeq protein was modified relative to this genomic sequence to represent the inferred CDS: inserted 1 base in 1 codon), translating into MASTSQLKQELDPTFTNDDLKPTTLNQRTLSGLEMATLWAALVVSVPMYYLAGSLVDLGMAWWQGIATVIAANVILLFPLILTGHPGTRYGISFPVLSRSAFGIRGAHIPTLLRALVGCGWYGIDSWIGGNAIFLLLPKTVQESAIAEPVSWLGTSPLEFACFLTFWVAQLLFVWKGMDGIRVLQKFSAPILVXLTCCLLGWSYVKAGGFSQMLSLTSRLSNSEFWALFFPSLTANISCWATLALNIPDFSRFAKSQKDQATGQLGLPVFMGAFTFVGLAVTSSTKVIFGEVISDPIKLLGRIDGVLIKVLAVFGISLAVITTNIPANVVAPTNALLNLSPKIFTFRRGALLTALIGIGFQPWRLIGSSENFVNKWLVGYSVLLGPIGGIILADYYLIRGTNLSIEDLYTLSPDGAYYYYRGYNLVALGALTVGIFPLIPGLLHEVGILSSVLGIFSVIYDNSWFFGFFSAGIVYWIVSCLTGTRIKNQLMDDPLLSDTP; encoded by the exons ATGGCTTCCACGAGTCAACTTAAACAGGAACTTGATCCCACCTTCACGAACGACGATCTTAAGCCCACAACCTTGAATCAACGCACTCTTTCCGGTCTGGAAATGGCTACTTTGTGGGCTGCACTCGTGGTGAGTGTGCCCATGTATTACCTAGCGGGCAGCTTAGTTGATCTGGGAATGGCATGGTGGCAAGGAATCGCCACCGTGATTGCCGCCAACGTAATCCTGCTATTCCCTTTAATCCTAACAGGCCATCCGGGGACCCGTTACGGAATCTCGTTCCCCGTTTTGTCGAGATCGGCGTTCGGAATCAGGGGTGCTCACATCCCAACTCTGCTGAGGGCCTTGGTTGGCTGTGGTTGGTATGGGATCGATTCCTGGATAGGTGGTAATGCCATTTTCCTTTTACTTCCAAAAACTGTTCAGGAATCTGCTATCGCGGAACCTGTTTCTTGGCTTGGAACTTCCCCTCTTGAATTTGCATGCTTTCTTACGTTTTGGGTGGCTCAATTGTTGTTTGTGTGGAAAGGAATGGATGGGATTCGGGTTCTTCAGAAATTCTCAGCCCCAATCTTGG TTCTCACTTGTTGTCTTCTTGGTTGGTCGTATGTTAAAGCTGGAGGATTCAGTCAAATGCTGTCTTTAACCTCCAGGCTCTCAAACTCTGAGTTTTGGGCGCTCTTCTTTCCTTCACTGACAGCAAACATAAGCTGCTGGGCTACTCTAGCACTCAACATTCCGGATTTTTCCCGGTTCGCCAAGTCGCAAAAGGATCAGGCCACGGGACAACTCGGGCTGCCGGTCTTCATGGGTGCATTCACATTCGTAGGACTTGCAGTAACATCATCAACTAAAGTCATATTTGGTGAAGTAATATCGGATCCAATAAAACTTCTGGGACGAATTGATGGAGTTTTGATCAAGGTTTTAGCCGTTTTCGGCATAAGTCTAGCCGTAATTACGACCAACATTCCCGCAAATGTTGTTGCTCCGACTAACGCATTACTCAACCTCAGCCCCAAAATATTCACTTTTCGAAGAGGTGCACTCTTGACAGCGTTAATCGGGATCGGTTTTCAGCCCTGGAGACTTATAGGATCGAGCGAGAATTTCGTCAACAAATGGCTTGTGGGATATTCGGTGTTATTGGGACCTATTGGAGGCATAATCTTGGCTGATTACTATCTTATCCGTGGCACGAATTTGAGTATTGAGGATTTGTACACATTGAGCCCGGACGGGGCTTATTATTATTACAGGGGATACAATCTGGTGGCATTGGGAGCATTGACGGTAGGAATCTTTCCATTGATTCCTGGTTTGTTGCATGAAGTTGGGATCTTGAGTTCTGTCCTGGGAATTTTTTCTGTAATATACGATAATTCCTGGTTTTTTGGCTTCTTCTCCGCTGGAATTGTGTACTGGATTGTTTCATGCTTGACAGGGACAAGAATCAAGAATCAACTCATGGATGATCCCTTGTTATCCGATACACCTTAA